The region CATAGTTCCCCAGGCAGGTATTACTAGGTTCTTCTAACTTGTATTTTTAATCAGATCATAGGGTTTGCATTATATGTGTCCAGCCTTGGAAGCAGACCTGGGAACCCAGAGgcttaacaattttaaacatatattttccatGTGGTACTCCAGGATGAAACTGAAGATATTTTTAGGGTAATTTAGTTACAAAGAAATTGTAGTATCTAAGCTATGTATAGGAATcaagaaacaagtaaaaaatgTAAGCAGGCTTTTTGATCTTAATAGATTACTGATGTTACATGATTTGTGGTATAATTACTGCTTACAATTCTGATCTGAAATTGCTATTATTCCATGGcttaattaacattaaaaaacttAAGATAGCTTTCCTTACAAATATGATTCCTGTCCTAGAAGGATTTTCAatcttacaaagaaataaaacaggagcAATGAGTTATTTGCCTGCAAAAAGATGCTCACAAGGATATCATTAGTCAGTGGTTTTTGACAGGGGTTATTTTACCCCTCAGGGGGTATTTGATAATGTCTGGACACATTTTTGATTGTTTAATCTGGGGGTGGAGCTGCTACCAtcatctagtgggcagaggcgAAGGTTGCTACTAAACGGTTACAGTACATAGCACAGCCCCCCGCCCCAACACGACAGAGAATTATCTATCTGGTCAACAACGCTAGTAGTGCTGAGGTTAAAAACCCCGGTCATAAATATGTGCAGAAGATACAACATGgactaaattaagaaaaatctaaGATGCTGGCCACAATTGTGGCTACCATCTCTTGGTTTTTCAGGGCTTCCCCCTCCCCTTTCAGCTTTCTATTGAAAATCATTTTAGACTTACAGATTGGGTAATCTTCAACTGTATTCCCTTAGTACTTGACACATGGGAGGCTTTGCTAAATGCTGAATGAAGTAAAGAATAAGGAAAGGGATGCATTAGGACCAGGTCCATTTACATTTTGCTTGGTTTCTTAGAAACATCCAGCAGTTTACCCCCTGTATCTGCCTGTGCCTTTGCTTCTGCTTGGCTTAGGTTGCTTAGTGCCAGTGGAATTGGTATCAGGGAGAGCACCTCCTGTTTAGACCCCTGATGAGCTTTGGGTCTTGAGAGACATCATTTCACACCCTAAACCTTACCCCCGCCATTGAGGACAATCCAATAGGCTATGACATAGTCAACAAATAGGAGTATATGTATATTCTGATTAAAACAGAAACCTTAGAAAGTAAAAGTCTTCCATAATTCTGATAAAAACTCAAGAACATAATGCTCAtttgttaaatgtatatattaacatattaaagataaaactggaattataattttatggtatGTTATACTGTTTCACAACTTGTATTTTCACTATACTATATTGTGGACATTCTTTGTTCCAGTTTGATGGGTAAATCAGTTAAAGTTGTTTGCAAAATAAGGATTATAGTATCCACTTACCTATTTCAGAGGCATTAGAAAGACTCAAAGATTTGGAAAGTATATGGAGTTTTTTTAGATGAAAATTATTGTGTGCCatgctctatttttaattgattataacaatgttgaatgatttttttttttactagtttcTTTTGAAGggttactgaaatatttttttaaacattctgagTCCTCAGAAAGAAACTATCGTGGCTACATTAATATAGTTTGTgtaatatttgtagaatttacTTGTCTTTTTTGTGTCTCCACAGGCAAATATGTGTATCAGCCTATGACCCCTGTGGAACAGCTTCCAAGCACCGAGATTCCTGCTAGGCCTCGGGAACCCACAAACACCATTCAGATCTCAGTCTCGCTCACCgaacattttttgaaatttgcATCTGTCTtccagcctccccttccccctgacTCACCAAGGTACTGTATGATTTCAGACCTCTTTATTGACAACTATCAGGTTAAATGTATTAACGGGAAGATGTGTTATGTGCAGAAGCAGCCAGCGCCACATTCCCACAAAATGAGTCCTGAGGAGGTCTCTGCACACGATGCCTTAATTTCAAAAGAGAGCAATACACCAAAAATAGATCAGTGCTCTTCTCCCTCAAGTTCTGAGGACTCTGGGATCAATGCAATTGGGGCTCACTATGTGGAATCGTGTGATGAGGACACAGAAGAAGGAGCAGAACTGAGTTCAGAGGAAGATTACAGTCCAGAGAGCAGCTGGGAACCGGACGAGTGCACCCTTCTCTCCCCGTCGCAGTCTGATCTGGAAGTGATTGAAACAATAGAAACCACCGTGTGAGAGTCCAGGCAAGAAGCTGCAGCCTCTGATCCATGCTGAGCTTTTGTACCTTTGTCTGATGGATCCTTTTTTCCAATGCTGTTGATATTTTCTACCCCTCTTTAACAACCATAGCAGTTCGGTGGTCTGCTGATTAGTTTCACTTTTAAATTAGTCTTACAACTAAGacattctttttattatagttttcttttgtatcttgACTTACTTTCTATGTAGCATCTGGTGTCATAAATTGTGACCCAGCCTTAATTTCACTGGGAACTTTGAAAGCAGTGAAGCAATGATCACAGAGTGTCATGGATCAGATTGAGGAGCTACCCAGAGTGAAGGACACAGTATTTCTAAGTAGCTGGTCCTTCGCAGAGAGACTCCTAGTATTCCTTTCAGCATGATCATGGGCACTTCTGTCCTGCTAATCCCATGTGGGAAGCCGCTCACTTGGGAGGAACAGAGTGTGCCCTGGCAGGTGCCatttcttcctgcctccccctACCCAACACCTACACTGGGGCTGGACCAGAGCTGCCTCGGCTTACTTCTGGGAGATCACTGGAAGCCAGCACAGCCCCTGGTTGTGGCCAGTGTCTGCACAACACTCCATGACTGGGGCTGAGCTAGACCTTCACATAAGAAGAAACCTCATCTGTTTCGTGATCAATACAGTTTTAGCTGAGCACCTACACTTTGCAGGGTGCTAAGGGGGAGATACAGAATGAATAAGACCTGATTCCCACCACGAAGGGGCCCATAATCCAGCAGGGGATATGACACATGCAGTTACAGTACCCAAAATGCTCTGGGAACCCGGGGGAAGGTGAGATGTACTTGGCTTGGGCAAGC is a window of Microcebus murinus isolate Inina chromosome 1, M.murinus_Inina_mat1.0, whole genome shotgun sequence DNA encoding:
- the C1H3orf70 gene encoding UPF0524 protein C3orf70 homolog — its product is MSSVAAAPERGWKSEKLDEAQALARSCAARRPDFQPCDGLSICATHSHGKCFKLHWCCHLGWCHCKYVYQPMTPVEQLPSTEIPARPREPTNTIQISVSLTEHFLKFASVFQPPLPPDSPRYCMISDLFIDNYQVKCINGKMCYVQKQPAPHSHKMSPEEVSAHDALISKESNTPKIDQCSSPSSSEDSGINAIGAHYVESCDEDTEEGAELSSEEDYSPESSWEPDECTLLSPSQSDLEVIETIETTV